The following are encoded together in the Pseudoalteromonas piscicida genome:
- a CDS encoding helix-turn-helix transcriptional regulator: MQINNNTVKLLRTEKSWTQQHLADASGVSLRTIQRVESDGTASKETVMSLCAVFEISQSKLIDLTDMFQSKENKEEKTVSYHLFLFTAILSLSVGSVIGAGLIYLIIR; encoded by the coding sequence ATGCAAATAAATAATAATACAGTAAAGCTGTTGCGAACCGAAAAGAGTTGGACTCAGCAACATTTAGCAGATGCCTCTGGAGTTAGCCTACGCACAATTCAACGCGTCGAGAGCGACGGGACAGCAAGTAAAGAGACTGTCATGAGCTTGTGTGCGGTGTTTGAAATCTCCCAATCCAAGCTTATTGATTTGACTGACATGTTCCAAAGTAAAGAAAACAAAGAAGAAAAAACAGTGAGTTATCATTTATTCTTGTTTACTGCAATATTATCCCTAAGCGTTGGGAGCGTTATCGGCGCAGGCCTGATCTATCTGATAATTCGATAA
- a CDS encoding OmpA family protein has protein sequence MIARNMLIGAAVVVALSGCEMNNTGKGAAIGAATGAVLGKATGNHKDKRLAIGAAVGAIAGAAIGNYMDKQEAAFNQELAGTGVEVVREGDQMRLVLPSNITFATGKSAISPSFYNTLQGIARVMQQYDKTFLTIVGHTDSTGSASFNQTLSEQRANSVKQYLLSQQVLPARLYAEGMGESQPIASNDTEQGKAQNRRVEIKIIPNRA, from the coding sequence ATGATAGCAAGAAATATGTTAATTGGTGCAGCCGTTGTGGTTGCTTTGTCTGGCTGTGAAATGAATAACACAGGTAAAGGTGCGGCGATTGGTGCGGCAACCGGTGCGGTGTTAGGTAAAGCGACTGGTAACCACAAAGACAAACGTCTTGCCATTGGTGCTGCGGTTGGTGCAATTGCAGGTGCCGCGATTGGTAACTATATGGACAAGCAGGAAGCTGCATTTAATCAAGAGCTTGCAGGAACGGGTGTTGAGGTTGTCCGTGAAGGCGATCAAATGCGCTTAGTGTTGCCATCAAACATTACTTTTGCGACAGGTAAGTCAGCCATCAGCCCGAGCTTTTACAATACACTTCAAGGCATCGCCCGTGTGATGCAGCAATATGATAAGACATTCCTTACGATTGTAGGTCATACAGATTCTACTGGTTCAGCCAGCTTCAATCAGACGTTGTCTGAGCAGCGCGCGAATAGCGTAAAGCAGTATTTATTATCACAGCAGGTACTTCCTGCGCGCTTGTACGCAGAGGGCATGGGTGAATCTCAACCAATCGCGAGCAATGATACGGAGCAAGGTAAGGCGCAAAACCGCCGAGTAGAAATAAAAATTATTCCAAACCGAGCGTAG
- a CDS encoding rhodanese-like domain-containing protein, whose translation MLISAQDVLKTVKPNQRCIDAVQAKSEIAQNNGLLIDVREPAEHSQKAANGAVNIPRGLLEFKLPELEKDADRPIYLHCAAGGRAIFAAEQLTRIGYTNVSVITCKAEVVCDTL comes from the coding sequence ATGCTGATATCTGCCCAAGATGTATTGAAGACAGTAAAGCCTAACCAACGCTGCATTGACGCGGTACAAGCAAAATCAGAGATTGCACAAAACAATGGTCTGCTTATCGACGTGAGAGAGCCGGCTGAACATAGTCAAAAGGCAGCCAACGGCGCGGTAAATATCCCAAGAGGATTGCTAGAATTTAAGCTTCCAGAGCTAGAAAAAGACGCAGACAGGCCAATTTATTTACACTGTGCCGCGGGTGGCCGTGCTATTTTTGCCGCAGAGCAATTGACACGTATTGGTTATACCAATGTTAGTGTGATCACCTGCAAAGCTGAAGTGGTGTGTGACACGCTTTAA
- a CDS encoding transporter substrate-binding domain-containing protein yields MRMTSLLPCLLFLLASFSGFAQQINVAVDHAPPYSIIKDNGEVQGLILDILETVQAQVGVNYQINTIPCPFSRCMRMIAQGEVDVMGG; encoded by the coding sequence ATGCGAATGACTTCTCTATTGCCGTGTTTACTTTTTTTGCTGGCGAGCTTCTCTGGTTTTGCTCAGCAAATAAATGTCGCTGTTGATCACGCACCACCATATAGCATTATTAAAGATAATGGTGAAGTACAAGGCTTAATCTTAGATATTCTAGAAACTGTGCAAGCTCAGGTTGGTGTTAATTATCAAATAAATACCATTCCATGTCCTTTCTCCCGCTGTATGCGGATGATAGCGCAAGGTGAAGTTGATGTAATGGGGGGTTAA
- a CDS encoding substrate-binding periplasmic protein, with protein MALTSSFVFYAKQDSDIRVEQYTDLYTKRIAVVRGGVFYPRFDEDRQLNKVPVFSEQVAFDLLLKGRVDLVIAVEDTAEVAMEVLGQPIEKLKKVSYRHAQPIYGHMAMSKRFSDTELAKKIRLTMRQLAVKKQLDAVVAKYKLPPVSEHLSDLVPAHP; from the coding sequence ATGGCACTGACGTCCTCGTTTGTCTTCTATGCCAAGCAAGACAGCGATATTCGGGTAGAGCAATATACTGATCTCTATACCAAGCGGATTGCAGTTGTGCGTGGTGGCGTTTTTTATCCTCGCTTTGATGAAGATCGCCAGCTCAATAAGGTCCCTGTATTTAGTGAGCAAGTGGCGTTTGATTTATTGCTAAAAGGGCGCGTTGATCTGGTTATCGCGGTGGAGGACACCGCCGAAGTGGCGATGGAAGTGCTTGGCCAGCCCATCGAAAAACTAAAAAAGGTCTCGTACCGCCACGCTCAGCCGATTTATGGTCATATGGCGATGAGCAAACGCTTTAGCGACACAGAGCTTGCGAAAAAAATTCGCTTAACTATGAGGCAATTAGCTGTAAAAAAGCAGCTCGATGCTGTCGTTGCAAAGTATAAACTTCCACCAGTTTCTGAGCACTTGAGCGACTTGGTCCCTGCTCATCCATAA
- a CDS encoding YgaP family membrane protein: MTLHPLLRLVAGVMFAISLLLTHFVSPNWVWFSVFICVNLVQSAFTNWCPMIVILKKLGIQER, from the coding sequence ATGACCTTACATCCTCTACTTAGATTAGTCGCAGGCGTTATGTTTGCTATTTCTTTACTGCTCACACATTTTGTCAGCCCAAACTGGGTTTGGTTTAGTGTGTTTATTTGTGTCAATTTAGTGCAGTCAGCTTTTACTAATTGGTGTCCTATGATCGTTATATTGAAGAAACTTGGCATTCAGGAAAGGTGA
- a CDS encoding ArsR/SmtB family transcription factor has product MDLQQMAQNAEQAEALLKLMANKNRLMILCALQKQELSVSQLNEMVPLAQSALSQHLASMRKAQIVTTRREGATIYYHVKDSRVAVLLESLYQLFCASSAE; this is encoded by the coding sequence ATGGATCTTCAGCAAATGGCACAAAATGCCGAGCAGGCAGAAGCATTGCTAAAGCTCATGGCGAATAAAAATCGCTTGATGATTTTGTGTGCATTACAAAAGCAAGAGCTCAGCGTCAGCCAGCTTAATGAAATGGTGCCGTTAGCGCAGTCTGCCTTATCACAGCATTTAGCCAGCATGAGAAAGGCACAAATCGTGACTACTCGTCGTGAGGGGGCGACGATTTATTATCACGTTAAAGATAGCCGAGTCGCTGTGCTACTCGAGAGTTTATATCAGCTGTTCTGCGCCTCAAGTGCAGAGTAA
- a CDS encoding efflux RND transporter permease subunit yields MQKLDGVIRYALQGRLPTIIFLCAVVLGLFALQMTPREEEPQIVVPMLDIHVSVPNTASPEVARLVTTPLEKLLLQIPGVEHVYSTTQTGGTVVTLRFHVGEDREKAILNTYTKLYANQHTMPGIVTQWQIRPIEVDDVPILMLGLTSSKPELYDDYALTRFAQELAIQLQSIADTSEVSVITGRTRALRVELNLAALAAHQTTPMDVLGAIQSSNLVTRVGQVTAGSNTIAFESGDVLRNKSALEGLTVNVINGRAIILKEVARVFDGPSEPDSYQWLASSDTQTAAPLVTIGVAKQKGSNAVTVAEQSLALVTQLQRDLLPEEVSVKVLRNYGETANDKVNNLTSSLAFAVFTVVVFVGVFLGWRPAIVVGLAVPICYGITLGLDFAFGYTINRVTLFALILSLGLLVDDPITGIDNISRFIHRGAAADTDHNIVAAMVEIKSALLMSTLTIIMAFIPLAFITGMMGPYMAPMAFNVPISVIASTLVAFLVTPWLSKKLLKADSKTNEVAPQDSYYSKIMLPILQSPRKAKWLLWGVLGLFVASVSLPIFRAVPLKLLPFDNKSEIQVLIDMPEGTSLEQTAAMARQVQQIVWSETEVTDIAAFVGKPSSMDFNGMVRGYYRRSGTHLAELRVLLVDKNEREHQSHAIVMRLREKLQPFNQTLTQVKVVEVPPGPPVLSTLVAEVYADPFVSRDTQEQAAQRLAHRLRQEPHVVEVDTSMASPTLLKRFVVDKQKAALSGVATEDINQSLVVASSCMPAGFLYTQGEAATVPIELGVSYAQRNQWQNVLAMQVRGRQALAKTTQKYGLEQAARPLVAIGELGELTSIPTAPVILRKDLQEVIYVFAELNGRTPAEVIADVVADENQQITPSNWTSRTFLHSGGGVTWSMLEGTHYTFKGEGEWRITIDVFRDMGIAFAFALVAIFIILRIQTASSSLSLIIMSAIPLTMIGIMPGFWLLNQFGERVIAGAPEPVLFTATAMIGMIALAGIVVRNSLILVEFINQSRAAGMALIDALIAAGSVRMRPVLLTAGTTLLGNLVIILDPVFSGLALAIIFGIIASTLFSLLVVPIVYYLVFKSSSTSNHSINTSSVQESSHVS; encoded by the coding sequence ATGCAAAAGTTAGATGGTGTCATTCGGTATGCTCTACAAGGCCGCTTGCCAACGATTATTTTCTTGTGCGCTGTGGTACTTGGATTATTTGCATTGCAAATGACACCACGAGAGGAAGAACCACAAATAGTGGTGCCTATGTTGGATATTCATGTATCGGTGCCAAATACTGCCTCACCAGAAGTCGCACGATTGGTCACCACACCACTTGAAAAGTTACTACTGCAAATTCCGGGTGTTGAACACGTCTATTCTACGACCCAAACCGGCGGTACGGTTGTTACGTTAAGGTTTCATGTGGGTGAAGACAGAGAGAAAGCCATTCTCAACACCTACACTAAGCTGTATGCCAATCAGCATACTATGCCGGGAATTGTCACTCAGTGGCAGATCCGTCCAATAGAAGTCGATGACGTTCCGATTCTTATGCTCGGACTGACAAGTTCAAAGCCGGAGCTATATGATGACTACGCGCTAACGCGCTTTGCACAAGAACTAGCTATCCAGTTACAGAGTATCGCAGATACCAGCGAGGTTTCGGTTATTACCGGGCGCACGAGAGCACTTAGGGTTGAGTTGAACTTAGCTGCCCTTGCCGCACATCAAACAACACCAATGGACGTTTTAGGTGCAATCCAAAGTAGTAACCTAGTGACACGAGTAGGACAAGTGACGGCGGGCAGTAACACGATTGCTTTTGAATCTGGTGATGTCCTTCGTAATAAGTCGGCACTGGAAGGCCTCACGGTGAATGTAATCAATGGTCGTGCCATTATTTTAAAGGAAGTTGCGCGGGTTTTTGATGGTCCTAGTGAGCCAGATAGCTATCAGTGGTTAGCAAGTAGCGACACCCAGACTGCAGCTCCCTTAGTGACGATTGGCGTGGCAAAGCAAAAGGGCAGCAATGCCGTGACGGTTGCAGAGCAAAGTTTAGCGCTTGTGACCCAGTTACAACGGGATCTCCTTCCAGAAGAGGTATCGGTAAAAGTATTAAGAAATTATGGTGAGACAGCCAATGACAAAGTCAATAATCTCACTTCAAGCTTAGCCTTTGCGGTATTTACCGTTGTGGTATTTGTCGGTGTATTTTTAGGTTGGCGGCCTGCAATCGTTGTTGGTCTTGCTGTGCCGATTTGCTATGGCATTACACTTGGCTTGGACTTTGCGTTTGGTTACACCATTAATCGAGTCACTTTGTTTGCGCTTATTTTGTCGTTGGGGTTGCTAGTCGATGACCCAATCACAGGTATTGATAATATTAGCCGGTTTATTCATCGTGGCGCGGCGGCTGATACTGATCATAACATCGTTGCCGCGATGGTCGAGATCAAGTCTGCGCTTTTGATGTCAACGTTAACTATTATCATGGCGTTTATTCCATTGGCGTTTATTACTGGCATGATGGGCCCATATATGGCACCCATGGCTTTTAACGTCCCCATTAGTGTCATTGCTTCGACGTTAGTGGCTTTTTTAGTGACGCCTTGGTTGTCTAAAAAGTTACTCAAAGCGGACTCAAAAACAAACGAAGTAGCGCCTCAAGACTCGTACTACAGCAAAATCATGCTGCCAATTTTACAAAGCCCACGCAAAGCTAAGTGGTTATTATGGGGCGTGTTAGGGCTATTCGTTGCGAGTGTTAGCCTCCCTATTTTTAGGGCCGTACCGCTGAAATTGCTGCCGTTTGACAATAAAAGTGAAATCCAAGTACTGATAGATATGCCCGAGGGAACCAGCCTTGAGCAAACGGCTGCAATGGCGAGGCAAGTACAGCAAATCGTTTGGTCAGAAACTGAAGTGACCGACATAGCCGCTTTTGTCGGTAAACCTTCCAGTATGGATTTTAATGGTATGGTGCGAGGTTATTATCGTCGTAGCGGTACTCATCTTGCCGAACTTAGGGTTTTATTGGTGGATAAGAACGAACGAGAACACCAATCTCACGCCATCGTCATGCGGCTGCGCGAAAAGCTTCAGCCTTTTAACCAAACGTTGACGCAAGTGAAAGTGGTGGAAGTACCGCCGGGGCCTCCGGTGTTAAGCACACTCGTTGCTGAGGTTTATGCAGATCCGTTTGTTTCTCGCGATACGCAAGAGCAAGCAGCCCAGAGGTTAGCGCATCGCTTAAGGCAAGAGCCACATGTGGTTGAGGTTGACACCTCTATGGCTTCACCAACATTGCTAAAGCGGTTTGTGGTTGATAAACAAAAGGCCGCGCTGTCTGGTGTGGCCACAGAGGATATTAATCAATCGTTAGTGGTTGCAAGCAGCTGCATGCCAGCTGGTTTTTTATATACCCAAGGTGAGGCTGCAACAGTGCCCATCGAGTTGGGTGTAAGTTACGCGCAGCGTAATCAATGGCAAAACGTGTTAGCGATGCAAGTCCGTGGTCGTCAGGCGTTGGCAAAAACCACTCAGAAATATGGCTTAGAGCAGGCTGCGAGGCCTCTTGTTGCGATTGGTGAACTTGGCGAATTAACATCTATCCCTACGGCTCCCGTGATCCTTCGCAAAGATCTGCAAGAAGTGATTTATGTGTTTGCGGAGCTAAATGGCCGTACGCCAGCAGAGGTTATAGCCGATGTGGTTGCGGATGAAAATCAACAGATAACACCGAGCAATTGGACGTCTCGCACCTTTCTACACAGTGGCGGTGGAGTAACTTGGTCAATGTTAGAGGGAACCCATTATACCTTCAAAGGCGAAGGTGAGTGGCGCATTACCATAGATGTGTTTAGAGACATGGGGATCGCATTTGCGTTTGCTCTGGTGGCGATTTTTATCATTCTGCGGATACAAACAGCGTCTAGTAGCTTATCACTTATCATTATGTCGGCTATTCCCCTCACCATGATAGGGATTATGCCGGGCTTTTGGTTGCTCAATCAATTTGGTGAGCGTGTGATTGCTGGTGCGCCAGAGCCTGTGTTATTTACAGCGACCGCGATGATAGGAATGATAGCGCTGGCCGGAATAGTGGTGAGAAACTCCCTTATTTTGGTGGAGTTTATTAATCAGTCTCGCGCGGCCGGTATGGCACTAATCGATGCATTGATTGCGGCGGGAAGTGTAAGAATGCGACCGGTATTACTTACTGCGGGTACGACGTTATTAGGCAATTTAGTGATTATCTTAGATCCGGTTTTTAGTGGTCTCGCCCTTGCTATTATTTTCGGGATCATTGCTTCAACGTTATTTTCACTGCTGGTCGTGCCTATCGTTTACTATTTAGTATTCAAATCATCATCGACATCTAACCACTCTATTAACACCTCATCAGTTCAGGAGTCTTCTCATGTCTCGTAA